DNA from Streptomyces sp. NBC_01260:
GGCCGAGTCCTGACCCCGATATCGCTTCCGTACCGCCGCTCGCGCCGCTCACCAGGATTCCTTCCCCATGCACGTAATTTCGGACACTGTCTCACCTGCGGCTCTCCCGGGGCAGACGGCAGCGGCGGCGGACGTCCCGGGGCGGGGTGCTCCACCCGTCGTGTGCACCGATGGGAGCAACCCCTCAGAAACCCGTCCACCCAGGGGCCGAGACCCCTAGGGGGAGCTCCCTATTTCTGTCCAGGGGCCGTTCCTCCCGGCGGAGGAGGTGCCTGGTCAGGCCCTCTCCGTAGCGTTGTTCGCACACCGCGATTGCGGCTGACCGCAGGGGACGGGGTGGGGAAAACCCCACCCGAAGACTGCGCTGGGCACCAGCGCGCCGAACCCCCTCCGGCCGACAGACTTCAGAGCAGACAGCGACGACTCAGCGCTGGCCGACATAGGAGAAATACCGTGACAACGGCTGTAACCATTCCCAGGCACGGGGGCACTGGAAGGCGTACGGCTGTTGCTGCGCGAGCGCGGCAGGTCGTCAAGGCGTACGGGGTGGGGGAGACCCGGGTCGTCGCGCTCGACCATGTCGATGTGGACATCGCACGGGGGCAGTTCACGGCCATCATGGGCCCGTCCGGCTCCGGCAAGTCGACGCTGATGCACTGCCTGGCCGGGCTGGACACCGTGACGTCCGGTCAGATCCACCTCGCCGAGACCGAGATCACCGGGCTCAAGGACAAGAAGCTGACCCAACTCCGCCGCGACCGCATCGGGTTCATCTTCCAGGCGTTCAACCTCCTGCCGACGCTCAACGCGCTGGAGAACATCACGCTGCCGATGGACATCGCGGGCCGCAGGCCGGACGCCGCCTGGCTGCGGCAGGTCGTGGAGACCGTGGGCCTCTCCGACCGGCTGAAGCACCGGCCGACCGAGCTCTCCGGCGGCCAGCAGCAGCGGGTCGCGGTGGCGCGGGCGCTCGCCGCCCAGCCGGAGATCATCTTCGGCGACGAGCCGACCGGGAACCTGGACTCGCGGGCCGGCGCCGAGGTGCTGGACTTCCTGCGCAAGTCCGTCGACGAGCTGGGCCAGACCATCGTCATGGTCACCCACGACCCGGTCGCCGCCTCCTACGCGGACCGGGTGCTGTACCTCGCCGACGGGCGCATCGTCGACGAGATGCTCAACCCGAGTGCCGATCAGGTGCTGGACCGGATGAAGGACTTCGACGCGCGCGGGCGGACCTCATGACCGTCTGGAAGACCTCGATGCGCAACTTCTTCGCGCACAAGGGGCGGATGGCGCTGTCCGCCGTCGCCGTCCTGCTGTCGGTGGCGTTCGTGTGCGGCACGCTCGTCTTCACCGACACGATGAACACCACGTTCGACAAGCTCTTCGCCGCGACGTCGGCCGACGTCACCGTCAGCCCGAAGTCCGCGAAGGCCGACGACACCCCCCAGAACGGCAAGCCCGAGTCGCTGCCCGCCTCCGTGGTCGCGCAGGTCGAGAGGGCCGACGGGGTGAAGAAGGCCGAGGGCTCCGTCTCCAGCATGGCCGTCACGGTCGTCGACAGCCACAACAAGAACATGGGCTCCGAGACCGGCGCCCCCACGATCGCCGGCAACTGGACGCAGAACGAACTGCGTTCCATGGAGATCACCTCCGGCCACGCACCGCGCGGCCCGACCGAGGTGATGGTCGACGCCGACACCGCGGACAAGCACCACCTGAAGCTCGGTGACGAGCTGCGCACCATCGCCGTCACCGGCGACATCCGGGCGAGGATCAGCGGCATCGCCGCCTTCAAGGTCACCAACCCCGGTGCCGCGATCGTCTACCTCGACACCGCCACCGCCCAGCAGAAACTGCTCGGCGCCCGCGACGTCTTCACCCAGATCTCCGTCACCGCCGAACCGGGCGTCAGTGACGAGCAGTTGAAGCGGAACGTCGCCACCGCCCTGGACGGTCCGGCCGCGTACAAGCTCCTGACCCAGAAGGAGGCCGCGGAGGCCAACAAGGACTCCATGGGCTCGTTCCTCGACGTCATGAAGTACGCGATGCTCGGCTTCGCCGGGATCGCCTTCCTCGTCGGCATCTTCCTGATCGTCAACACCTTCTCGATGCTGGTCGCCCAGCGCACCCGCGAGATCGGCCTGATGCGGGCCATCGGCTCCAGCCGCAAGCAGGTCAACCGGTCCGTGCTGCTCGAAGCGGTGCTGCTCGGCATCGTCGGATCGATCCTCGGCGTCGCCGCCGGGGTCGGCCTGGCCGTCGGCCTGATGAAGGTCATGGGCGCGGTGGGCATGGAGCTGTCCACCGAGGACCTCACCATCGCCTGGACGACTCCGGTGCTCGGACTCGCGCTCGGCATCATCGTGACCGTCCTCGCCGCCTACGTCCCGGCCCGCCGGGCCGGCAAGGTCTCCCCGATGGCCGCCCTGCGCGACGCCGGAACCCCGGCGGACGCCAAGTCGGGCTGGATCCGGGCCGGCCTCGGCCTGGTCCTCACCGGCGCCGGCGTGGCCGCGCTGTGGACGACGGCCCAGGCGGACAAGGCGAGCGAGGGCTCGCTCTTCCTCGGCCTGGGCGTGGTCCTCACCCTCATCGGCTTCATCGTGATCGGCCCGCTGCTCGCCGGTGTGGTCGTTCGGGCGCTCAGCGTCGTCGTCCTGCGCCTGTTCGGCCCGGTCGGCCGGCTGGCGGAGCGCAACGCCCTGCGCAACCCGCGCCGCACCGGGGCGACCGGCGCCGCCCTGATGATCGGCCTGGCCCTGGTGGCCTGCCTGTCGGTGGTCGGCTCCTCGATGGTCGCCTCGGCCACCGACGAGCTGGACAAGTCGGTGGGGGCCGACTTCATCGTGCAGGTGGGCAGCGGCGACAGCGGGAGGCCGGTCAGCCGGCAGGCCTCCGCAGCGGTCGAGGGCGCACCCCACCTGGCCCACGTCACCCATCTCAAGGAGGTGCACGCCAAGCTGACGCTGCCGGGAGGCGGCACCGAGAAGGTGGGTCTGACCGCCGCCGATCCGACGTACGCGCAGGACCTCAGGCGCGACACGCTGTCGGGTGAGCTCTCCGCCGCCTACGGCAAGGACGCGATGTCCGTCGGTTCGAAGTTCGCGAAGCGCCACGGGATCAAGGTCGGGGACCGGCTGAAGGCCGCCTTCGAGCACGGCTCGACAGCGACGCTGAAGGTCGCCGCCATCACCTCCGACGACTCCGCCCTCGACACCGGGGCGATGTACACGAACATCACCACGGCGGCGCGCCACGTCCCGGCCGACCGCATGCCGCTGGACGCGATCGTGTTTGCGAAGGCGGCGCCGGACCAGCAGGACCAGGCGTACAAGTCGCTCAAGGCCGCCGTGGCCACGGACCCGACCATCAAGGTGTTCGACCAGACCGATTTCAAGCAGGAGCTGAAGGACCAGATCGGTCAGCTGCTGAAGATTGTCTACGGACTGCTCGCCCTGGCCATCATCGTCGCGGTGCTCGGAGTCGTGAACACCCTCGCGCTCTCGGTGGTGGAGCGTACCCGGGAGATCGGCCTCATTCGCGCCATCGGCCTTTCCCGCCGGCAACTCCGTCGCATGATCCGGCTGGAATCCGTGGTGATCGCCGTCTTCGGCGCTCTGCTCGGACTCGTCCTCGGAATGGGCTGGGGAGCGGTGGCACACAAGCTGCTCGCACTGGAGGGGATGAAGATCCTCGAAATCCCCTGGCCGACCATCATCGCGGTATTCGTCGGTTCGGCCTTCGTCGGACTGTTCGCGGCCCTGGTCCCGGCATTCCGGGCCGGCCGGATGAACGTCCTGAACGCCATCGCGACGGAATAGAGAAGGGCCGGCGCGGGGCCGGAAAGAGGAAGCGCGCAGCCGGTGGCCCGAAAAGGGTCACCGGCTGCGCGCCGCCTCCTGGGGAGATCAGCCCTTCTCGCGGGCGGGCGAAGAATATGCCACTGCTGGTATGCGGTGCCCCTTGCTGATGGCAAGCTCAAGTTACTGATGACAGGCCCATGTTTTGCTCAAGCAAAGGGCCGTGGGTATGGGCGGATGGATACGTTCCTGCCACGGCCGTGCCCGGGAAGGGCGCCCGGCCGCGCACACGGTCAGCAGTGGGGGGGCGGGGTTGACGGGGACGGTGGGCAGTGGGCGCCGCAGGCCGGCGTCGGACTCCGTTCTCCTCGTGGCGATCGAACCCAGCCGCCGGGTGGTCGTCGACTTCCGGGCGCGGCCCGGGTCCCGCGTGGACGGCGCCAGGAGCACGGCTGCCACGGACGGGTGAGGCGGCGCTCACCGTAGACTGGCGAATCCGGCCCCGGGACGTTCCTCCAAACGCCCCGGGGCCGGATTGCGTCCGTGCGCCGCCCCGGATGTCCGTTGCGGAAGCGGCCGTCATCCCGGAGTCGTACGCTGGACGCCCCGGCCCGTATGACGTGTCGGGCCCTTCGCGTTGCCCCCTGGCAGCAGCCGGCTGCCAGGCCCCACCCTCGTTACCCCGGACGGAAGCCCTTCATGAGCCTGCACGGTCTGCTGGATGTCGTCGTACGTGACCCGGCGCTGTCCGAAGCGGTGAAGGCCGCCGGAGACAGCCACCGGATGCACATCGACCTGGTGGGCCCGCCCGCCGCCAGGCCCTTCGCCGTGGCCGCGCTGGCCAGGGACGCCGGGCGGACCGTGCTCGCCGTCACCGCGACCGGACGCGAGGCCGAGGACCTGGCGGCGGCGCTGCGCACGCTGCTGCCGCCGGACACGGTCGCGGAGTTCCCGTCCTGGGAGACGCTGCCGCACGAGCGCCTCTCGCCCCGCTCCGACACCGTGGGCCGCCGGCTGGCCGTGCTGCGGCGCCTCGCG
Protein-coding regions in this window:
- a CDS encoding ABC transporter ATP-binding protein — encoded protein: MTTAVTIPRHGGTGRRTAVAARARQVVKAYGVGETRVVALDHVDVDIARGQFTAIMGPSGSGKSTLMHCLAGLDTVTSGQIHLAETEITGLKDKKLTQLRRDRIGFIFQAFNLLPTLNALENITLPMDIAGRRPDAAWLRQVVETVGLSDRLKHRPTELSGGQQQRVAVARALAAQPEIIFGDEPTGNLDSRAGAEVLDFLRKSVDELGQTIVMVTHDPVAASYADRVLYLADGRIVDEMLNPSADQVLDRMKDFDARGRTS
- a CDS encoding ABC transporter permease — protein: MTVWKTSMRNFFAHKGRMALSAVAVLLSVAFVCGTLVFTDTMNTTFDKLFAATSADVTVSPKSAKADDTPQNGKPESLPASVVAQVERADGVKKAEGSVSSMAVTVVDSHNKNMGSETGAPTIAGNWTQNELRSMEITSGHAPRGPTEVMVDADTADKHHLKLGDELRTIAVTGDIRARISGIAAFKVTNPGAAIVYLDTATAQQKLLGARDVFTQISVTAEPGVSDEQLKRNVATALDGPAAYKLLTQKEAAEANKDSMGSFLDVMKYAMLGFAGIAFLVGIFLIVNTFSMLVAQRTREIGLMRAIGSSRKQVNRSVLLEAVLLGIVGSILGVAAGVGLAVGLMKVMGAVGMELSTEDLTIAWTTPVLGLALGIIVTVLAAYVPARRAGKVSPMAALRDAGTPADAKSGWIRAGLGLVLTGAGVAALWTTAQADKASEGSLFLGLGVVLTLIGFIVIGPLLAGVVVRALSVVVLRLFGPVGRLAERNALRNPRRTGATGAALMIGLALVACLSVVGSSMVASATDELDKSVGADFIVQVGSGDSGRPVSRQASAAVEGAPHLAHVTHLKEVHAKLTLPGGGTEKVGLTAADPTYAQDLRRDTLSGELSAAYGKDAMSVGSKFAKRHGIKVGDRLKAAFEHGSTATLKVAAITSDDSALDTGAMYTNITTAARHVPADRMPLDAIVFAKAAPDQQDQAYKSLKAAVATDPTIKVFDQTDFKQELKDQIGQLLKIVYGLLALAIIVAVLGVVNTLALSVVERTREIGLIRAIGLSRRQLRRMIRLESVVIAVFGALLGLVLGMGWGAVAHKLLALEGMKILEIPWPTIIAVFVGSAFVGLFAALVPAFRAGRMNVLNAIATE